The region GCAACTCCTTCCTCTGGGATGGCACCGACCTGAAAAAGCGCATCGACTTTGCCTCCCTCGGCCTCGACCTCTGCCTCAGCCGTGCAGACATCGAGATGGAGCTACGCCGCTCCCTGAACTCCGACATCTCCACCGAAGACCTTCGCAAAACCGTCATCCTCAATGCGAAGACCCTCATGCAGAAGGACGCTGACTTCGCGAAATTCTCCGGCCGCATCCTCCTCAGCTACATCTACGAGGAAGTCCTCGGCTGGGACATCGTCCGCGATGGCATCGAGAGCCTCCGCGACTTCCACCGCCGCACCTTCCGCCGCAATCTCGCCCGTGGCGTCGAAATCGAGCGCTACAACCCCAAGCTCCTCGAATTCGATCTCGACAAGCTCGCCGACAGCCTCGACCCCGCCGCCGATCTCGACTTCGACTTCCTCGGCATCCAGACCCTCTACGACCGCTACCTCATCGTCGATAAAAAGACCAAGCCCAACAAGCGCCTCGAGACCCCGCAGCTCTTCTGGATGCGCGTCGCCATGGGCCTGAACCTCGGCGAAAAAGACACCCCCGAAGAAAAGATCGCCGGCATCTACAAGATGTACAAAGGCCGCCGCTTCTGCTCCAGCACCCCTACCCTCTTCAACAGCGGCACCCTCCACTCCCAGCTCAGCTCCTGCTACCTCTACAAAGTGGACGACAGCATCGAGTCCATCATGATCCGCGGCATCGCGGAAAACGCCTTCCTCTCCAAGTGGGCAGGCGGCCTCGGCGGCTCCTGGACCAGTGTCCGCGGCACCGGCGGCTACATCAAAGGCACCAACGGCGAATCCCAAGGCGTCATCCCCTTCCTCAAGCTCCACAACGACCAGCTCATCGCCGTCAATCAAGGCGGCAAGCGCCGTGGCTCCGGCTGCGCCTATCTTGAGATCTGGCACAACGACATCGAAGACTTCCTCCAGCTCCGTGTGAACACCGGCGACGAGCGCCGCCGCACCCACGACCTGAATACCGCCAACTGGATCCCAGACGTCTTCATGAAGCGCATGGAAGCCCGTGAAAACTGGACCCTCTTCCGCGCCAACGAAGTCCCCGACCTCCATGAGCTCTACGGCTCCGCCTTCGAAAAACGCTACTGCGAATACGAAGTCCTCGCCCGCGAAGGCAAAATCCACAGCAAAGAAATGCCCGCCATCGACCTGTGGAAAAAGATGCTCAAAGCCATCTTTGAAACCGGTCACCCCTGGATCACCTTCAAAGACCCCTGCAACGTCCGCAGCCCTCAGGATCACGTCGGCGTCATCCACAGCTCCAATCTCTGCACCGAGATCACCCTGAACACCTCCGCAGACGAGACCGCCGTCTGCAACCTCGGCTCCGTCCTCATCGACAACCACCTCGACGACGCAGGCCACATCGACCACGCACGCCTCCGCGAGACCATCCGCACCGCCGTGCGCATGCTCGACAACGTCATCGACATCAACTTCTACCCCACCGGAGCCGCCAAGACCTCCAACGAGCGCCACCGCCCCATCGGCCTCGGCGTCATGGGCCTCCAATACGCCCTCTACCGCAAAGGCATCCCCTTCGCCTCCAAAGAAGCCGTCGAATTCAACGACGAAGCCATGGAAGCCATCGCCTACTACGCCTACGAGGCCTCCAGCGACCTCGCCGCCGAGCGTGGCACCTACTCCACCTACCAGGGCAGCAAATGGTCCCGTGGCATCCTCCCCCAAGACACCATCGACATGCTCGAAAAAGAGCGCGGCGTCGAAATCG is a window of Verrucomicrobiaceae bacterium DNA encoding:
- a CDS encoding ribonucleoside-diphosphate reductase subunit alpha, yielding MIASLLQEDAVLRKINKAPKDQRTRYEWRSLASAAPARPEPTLPTGMKVVIGGSERDFDSSEIMDTVGGALADLFTSRQREGEIFSDENRAFVQQIARVVTEELCQRSTQLADGSSSAVTLNTRDIHQCIERALVKQNKYDVARSLAERRKHNADYDPFAGSTPLPLIVNTKVIRRSGQLVPWNHNKIEIAVRKAFLSLELDSSPAVSIAESIGRIIAEENKQFMHIEDVQNLVEEELMKQGYFKVARAYIQYRALRNNMRTEEEQQVAEAEATESENQQALLLIKTADGNSFLWDGTDLKKRIDFASLGLDLCLSRADIEMELRRSLNSDISTEDLRKTVILNAKTLMQKDADFAKFSGRILLSYIYEEVLGWDIVRDGIESLRDFHRRTFRRNLARGVEIERYNPKLLEFDLDKLADSLDPAADLDFDFLGIQTLYDRYLIVDKKTKPNKRLETPQLFWMRVAMGLNLGEKDTPEEKIAGIYKMYKGRRFCSSTPTLFNSGTLHSQLSSCYLYKVDDSIESIMIRGIAENAFLSKWAGGLGGSWTSVRGTGGYIKGTNGESQGVIPFLKLHNDQLIAVNQGGKRRGSGCAYLEIWHNDIEDFLQLRVNTGDERRRTHDLNTANWIPDVFMKRMEARENWTLFRANEVPDLHELYGSAFEKRYCEYEVLAREGKIHSKEMPAIDLWKKMLKAIFETGHPWITFKDPCNVRSPQDHVGVIHSSNLCTEITLNTSADETAVCNLGSVLIDNHLDDAGHIDHARLRETIRTAVRMLDNVIDINFYPTGAAKTSNERHRPIGLGVMGLQYALYRKGIPFASKEAVEFNDEAMEAIAYYAYEASSDLAAERGTYSTYQGSKWSRGILPQDTIDMLEKERGVEIDLPRGGKMDWSALRAKIAKQGMRNSNVLAIAPTATISNIMGSSPCIEPLMSNMLVKSNLSGDFMVLNPYLIRDLKKRGLWNEEIQNKLKYMDGEIEGIDEIPVDLKRRYATAFSIDWSWLVDAAARRQKWIDQSQSVNLFFGGGELSTLSHMYRGAWKKGLKTTYYLRTRSASNIEKSTAEVEKEMRGLIGQANANKREYTSEEAMACSIEAMRNGGTCEACQ